Below is a window of Acidimicrobiia bacterium DNA.
CCGTGGGTGATCGCCAGTACCCGGCTATCGGGCGCCTGGTCGTAGAGGTTGGCTAGGGCGCTGGTTACTCGCTGGAGGAGCGCCTGATCCGATTCCCACATTGGTGGTCGACGAGGGGGTGCCGGGTTGGGGTAGGTGGCCTCCTGGCCCCGGTTGGGCCGGTCGAGGTAACCGGGCCAGGCCTGTTCTATCTGCACTCTGGTGAGGCCGGTCCATTCGCCCGCGTCGCGCTCGCAGAGATCGGGTTCCGTCGCCACGTCCCCGATGTTGAGCCCGAGGTTGATGATCGCCGCAGTTTCCTGGGCTCGCTGTAGGTGGGACGCCACGATGGCCCCCACCTGGGCCTCGCGCACGCCGGCCACGGCGTGGGCAGCCTGCCGGCGTCCGAGATCGGTGAGCGGCGGGTCGGCCTGCCCCTGCCAACGGCCACTGGCATTCCACTCCGACTGGCCGTGGCGTACCAGCAGCACTCTTGTCATGCCGGGAAACGTACAAGGCTGGTGGGATCTGTCTCAACCTTCGCCGTTCCCCGATGGGTGATTGGGCCGCCCCGTGGTCTCGCTACGATCACCGATGGCGACCGGACCCGAGGAGGCGCTTGCGATGGCCGTATTACGACTGTTCGCCGGTGCCCGAGACGCTGCGGGCACGGGCCGCGATGAGGTGCCGGGCGCCACCGTGGAGGCGGTGCTCAAGGCGGCCCAAGATCGTTACGGTGAGGCCTTCACGGCGGTTCTGGACCATTGTCAGATCTGGCGCAACGGCGAGCCGTGTGCCGCCAGCGATGCGGTGGGAGATGCCGACGAGGTGGCTGTGCTGCCACCGGTGTCGGGAGGCATGGCCTGATGGCGAAGCCCGCCGGCGCCCGTCGGGCCAGTCCTGGCCCGCGATCTCGACGGGTGACGCGTCGTTACGCCGTGCCCTACGACACCGACGGCCCGCGCGTTCGCCTGGGGATCGTCTGGTTCCTGGCGGCGGCGGGGGCGTTGACGATTGGCCCGCTTCCCACCGCCATCGTGTACGGGGGAGCGGCGGCCGCCGCCGCCGCCCAATTGGCCCGTTGTTGGCGGGGACAAGGCGCTCGCCCCCACAAAGTAGTGGCCGCTGGAATGGCCGGGGCCATGGCGGCGGGCGCCTGTCTCGGAGCCGCTGCTGCCGGAGTCGCCCTGCTGGCGGGCGTGGTGGTGGCGGGCGTGGTGGCGGGGGGTGATCGGAAGTCGCCCCATCCCATCGCCGTCGATGTTGGCTGGACGATTCAGTGTGGGTTGTTCCCCGGGCTGGTGGGGCTGTCGATGGTGTTGCTGGATGGGATTGATCAGGGCTCGGCCCTGGTGCTGCTGTTGCTGGTGTCGGCCTATGAGATCGGCGACTACATCGTGGGCTCAGGGGCGAGAACTCCCTATGAGGGCCCGGCGGCGGGCCTCGTGGCGGTAGTGGTGATCACGTTTATCGTGTCGACCACGCCGATTTCTGCGTTGAGTTTCGGCGATTCGTGGATCTTCGGCCTAGTGGTGGCCGTGGGGGCTCCGGGGGGGCAGGTGTTGGCTTCGGCCCTGCTCCCCACTGCGACCGGTCCGGCTTCGGCACTTCGCCGGATCGACTCGCTGCTGCTCGTGGCGCCGGTGTGGTGCTGGGGGATCGGGCTCGTTCTCTGAGTAGGCGGTCCGGCCCGGCGCGGCTAACCCTTGGGTGGGCCGGGATCGTTATCACCACCACGAGGGCCACGAGCAGGCCGATGATCCAAACCCGCCGGTGGGGGGTTGCGCTGGGCGGTTCGGGGGGCGTCGGCGGCCCCGGCGGCTCCTCCGGGGTGATCGGCATGGCCGGGGTGGGATGGATCCACGGGAGATCAGTGGGGGTGGGCTCATGGGGAGCAGGTTGGTCATCCATGGATCGGGAGTGACCCGCGATGGTTGAGCCGGCGTGTCTGGGTCGCTAGGTTTCTGCGGGTCCGTCAAACAACAACAGGGTGTGCATCGTGCAACTTTTCAATAATTTCTTCGACACTGGTGGGGCGCTCTCGGTATTGGGGCGGTCGTCGCACATCCTGTTCGGCATCACCTGGATCGGCCTGCTCTACTTCTTCAACTTCGTCCAGGTACCCGCGTTCGCCGAACTGTCCGATGGGGCCCGATCCGAGGCACTGCGGAAGGTGACCTTCCGGGCGTTGTGGTGGTTCCGGTACGCCGCGCTGCTCACCTTTGCCACGGGCCTGATCCTGGTGGGGGTAGCGAGCAGCGACACGAACTCGAACTACCTCGCTGGCCCGTCCGGCGTGGCGATCCTCACGGGCATGCTCTTTGGCATCACCATGTTCCTCAATGTGTGGGGTGTGATTTGGCGCAACCAGAAAATCGTGATTGGCAACGCCGAGACGGTGGCCGCCGGTGGTGCTGCCAATCCAGACGCCCCCGCCTCGGCCAAGAAGGCTGCCCGCGCCTCGCGCTGTAACACGTTGTTCTCCGTCTCGATGCTCTGGTTCATGGTGTTCGCGGCCCACGGCGGCGGGTTCTACCCTGCCCAAATCGGCAGCACCATCGTCTACTGGGTCGTTGTACTAGCGCTGTTCGGGTTTATCGAGGCTTCTGCCCTGGGGCTCATCGGCGGCTTCGACAGCCCCTTCAATACTCTGGTCTTCGACAAGCACCGTCACACCATCATCGCCGCCTTCGCACTGCTGGCGGTCATCTGGATCATCGGATGGGAGTTCCTGCTCCCGCTCTGACCCCGCAGGGTTCAGGTAACGACGAGTTCGGCCACCATGCCGCCGGCTTCATGGCCGGTGATGTTGCAGTAGAGCGTGTATTGGCCTGGCTCAAGTTCGACGGTGCCCTCATCCGACTCGCCGATCTGGAGCAGGAACTCATCGTTATTCTTGATCAGCAGCGTGTGCGGGATGCCGCCCTCGTTCAGGTAGGTGAACTCGACACAGCCCGCCGTTGTTTCATAACGCTCTTGGTCGAACTGCAAGGCGTCGTTGCCGGTTACCGACACCCGGGACGTGGGGGTGCACCCGCTGGCGCTGTCTTCTGACGAACTGCTGCATCCGAGCAGGACGGTGCTGCAGGTCGCAAGGGCGGCGAGGTAAGTAAGACGGCGGTGCATGGCCCTAATGGTAGGTCGTGCCTCAGTCGATTCCACTAGGGGAGTAGCATCGGCACCATGGCAGTAGATCTCGCCCTTCTCCTTGATCCCGGCTACCTCGGCGATCTGCCGGCGCGGCCCATGGAGGAGGTGCGGGCGATGCGGGCTGAGTGCCAACAGGTGGAGACGGGCCTGTCACTGCTCCGTCGTCTGGTGCAGGGCCGGCTGGACATTGTGGGGATCGAACTCACGCGTCGGGCCAACGGCGACGATCCTGCTGACCTTGCCGATCTCATTGCCCGCTTGCCGGAGGTCCTCTCCGATCGCACTCACGCGCCCGGCCTGGGGCGGCTCCCCCAGATGATGTCGCCGGGTGATCTCCCCGCCGAATTCGAAGCCGAACTCGATGCCATCATTGGCGGCAGTGCTTTGTCGCAGTTGTCGACCCAGACCGACGAACAACTCCGCAGCATCACCGACCGGCTGGCGGAACTTGAGGTGAAGGTGTCGGGTCAACGCCACGCGTTGTTCGGGAAGATCGATGCCCTCCAGGCCGAGATCACCCGTCGCTACAAGACCGGCGAGGCCTCGGTGGAATCGCTCCTCTGACCCGGCTGCTAACCCTCAACTATGGGTTGCTAGCGCTGGTCGCGTAGCGTCTAGGGGGTGAAGGAAGAACTGGAGAATCGCTGGCGTGACCTGGGCGAGTTCATCCGCGACCAGCGTCATAGTGATCATCTTTCGCTGCGAAAGCTGAGCGAGATGGCCGGGATCTCCAACCCCTACCTGAGCCAGATCGAGCGGGGCCTGCGCAAGCCGTCGGCGGAGATACTGCAGCAGATCGCCCGGGCGCTGGAGATCTCCTCGGAGACGCTCTATATCCGGGCCGGCATTCTCGACGAGCGGGATGGCACCGATCTCGTCTCCGAGATCCGCCGAACCCCGGAGCTTTCCGAGGAGCAAAAGAAGACCCTGATCAGGATTTACGACTCGTTCCGACGAGAGAACGAAAACAGTTTTGGGAACGGCGTGGAAGAACTCGCCGATTTCCAGCGTTAGAGATCGGCGGTACCTTCTATGCGCCGTCTCGCCGTCCTCTCGCTGCACACGTCGCCGCTAGCCCAGCCCGGCCAGGGCGACAGCGGCGGCATGAACGTGTACGTCCGTGAGATGGTGTCGGCGCTGGCCCAGGCGGGGGTTCAGGCCGATGTGTTCACGCGTCGGTGGGCAGACGGCCCTGAGATCGTCGAGGTAGAGCCCGGGTTCCGGGTGGTGCACATCGAGGCTGGTCCGCTCGACTCGGCCAAGGAGCAACTGCCCGACGTAGTTGAGGTCTTTGCCGCCGGCGTGCGGGCTCACCTCACCGCTCGCCGCGATGTCGATGCCCTCCACGCCAATTACTGGCTGTCGGGGCTGGCAGGCCATCAACTCAAACACGAACTCGGTCTGCCCTTGGTGTCCACCTTTCACACCCTGGCCCGGGCGAAGGCGGAGACCGGTGATCCCGAGCCTCAGCGGCGGGTGCGGGCCGAGGCTGCCGTCATCGGCTGCTCCGACGCCATCGTGGCCAATGACGTCGCGGAGGTGGACCAGCTGGTACGGCTCTACGGTGCCGATCCACAGCGCATCGAGATCGTGGCCCCCGCCGTGGACCACGCCTTTTTCTCTCCGGGCGACCGGGTGGGGGCTCGGCAGGCGCTGGCGCACCTGAAGTTGGAAGACGGGCCGGTGCTGTTATTTGTGGGGCGCATCCAGCCGCTGAAAGGTTTGGACGTGGCGGTGCGCGCCTTGGCGGCGCTGGAACGTCCCGATGCGACCTTGGTGATCGTGGGCGGGTCCAGCGGCGTCGACGGCGGTGCTGAGGTCGAACGCATTCACCGCCTCGCCGCCGATCTGGGGATGGCGGAGCAGTTGCGGTTCATCGAGCCCGTATCGCATCACCTCCTCTCCACGTACTACCGGGCCGCCGATGTGGTGCTGGTGCCGAGTCGATCCGAGTCTTTTGGGCTGGTGGCGCTGGAAGCCGCCGCCTGCGGTACCCCGGTGGTGGCCGCCGATGTCGGCGGATTGCGAACCCTCGTCGAACACGGTCGTACCGGGTTTCTCGTGGAAGGGCGGGACCCAGCCATGTTCGCCGCTCGGGCGGGTCAGATCCTCCGCTCGCCGGGGCTCGCCGCTGAGTTCTCCGAACGCGCCGCCCGTCGCGCCCAGCGCTACACCTGGTCCACCGCGGCGGCTCGGCTGCGACGCATCTACAGCGACATTACCGCCCGGACCCTGGTCGACTGCCGCTGATCGCGGCGGTGCCGCCGGGCCCACTTCGCCGGTAGGTTCAGGGCATGTCCATGCCGTCCTCGCCGGAGGATCTCCAGATTCTCGACCATCGGATCAGCGATTGGTTAGCCGAACAATTGCGCAACAACCCCCTGGTCGTGGCCGTCGAGCGAGATCACGAATCGGGCGAACGCCGCTGGTTTGTGCGGGTGACCGGGGAGGCGAAGGACGTGTTCACGGTGTGGTTTCACCTGCGTCAGCGCACCCTGCACTACGAGACGTACGTCATGCCGGGGCCAGAGGAGAACCACGCGTTGTTCTACGAGCACCTGCTGCGCCGTAATCGGCGGCTCTATGGCGCGGCGTTCTGTATCGGCGATGAAGAGGCGATCTTTCTGCTGGGCCAACTCGACAATCGCTCTGTCACCACCGAGGAACTCGATCGGGTGCTGGGCTCCTTGTACGCCTGGGTCGAGCAGTACTTTCGGCCCGCCCTGCGGATCGGCTTCGCTTCACGGTTCTCAGACTGATTCATTGCCTTTCATGTTGTTCTGATCTACGTTGACTCTCGGCGGCGGGAGTGGCCCCGACAGCACCCGATCGGGGAAGGGGTGAGCGAGGCCTCCTCCCGTCCGCCGCGATCACCGCCCCACCCCAGGCGGCGGCCGAGGGGTGGGCCCCACGCTCCGTGATGCCCCCGACGGGCGGGTAGGTTGACCGCATGATTGACCTCCAAATCATCGGTGGTGGCCGGATGGGTGAGGCCCTAGCGGCCGGCTTGCTCCGGGCGGGCGGGCACCGAGCCATCGACCTTCGCATCGTGGAACCGGATGTCGCCCGACGCGAGGCGTTGGTGCAGATCTTTCCCGGCGTGGAACTCGCCAGCACCCCCGGTGAGGCAGCGGGCACGGTGATCGCGGTGAAACCGGGCGAGGTAGCCGGCGTGTGCCGGATCGCCGGGGCTGCCGGATCGGGCCGGGTGCTGTCGATTGCCGCCGGAGTCACCCTTGCGGCGTTGGAAACCCACCTCCCCGATGGCACCGCTGTGGTGCGCGCCATGCCCAATACACCCGCCGTGGTAGGCCTCGGCGCCTCAGCCATCGCGCCCGGGAGCGGCGCCCGAGAAGAGGACCTGGTCTGGGCCGAGGAACTTCTGGGTGCCGTGGGCACCGTGGTGCGCGTCGAGGAGGCCATGCTCGACGCGGTCACGGGTCTCTCGGGTTCGGGACCGGCCTATGTCTTCTTGGTGGCGGAAGCCCTGATCGAGGCGGGCGGGCAAAGTGGTCTCCCCACCGAGGTGAGCCGGGCGCTGTCCATCCAGACGCTGCTGGGGGCCGCCACCCTGCTGGCCCGCGGCGAACAAAGCCCCGAAGCCCTGCGGGACGCTGTCACCTCGCCCGGTGGCACCACGGCGGCGGGTCTGCGGGTGCTGGAGGACCACGGGGTGCGTGCCGCCTTTGTCGCAGCGGTGGCGGCGGCGGCCGCCCGCAGCGGGGAATTGGGCCAGAGTTGAGGGGCTCTCCACATCCCCACTAGCCACACGAGCCACAGATGCGTACGCTGCCCCCACACCTTTGGAGAGGGGTGCCTTCCTTGGCAACAGCACCGCGAGTTCAGTTCCTGACACCGGCAGAGGTCGCCGACCATCTGCGCGTGTCATCGATGACCGTGTATCGCTTGATTCAGTCCGGCGATCTGAGGGCGGTTCGTATCGGGAAGTCGTACCGAATCCGAGAGGACGACGTCGACGCCTACCTCCAGGATCGCTTCAGCGACGCTGGATAGGCGGCCCGCGCTGTCGCGCCGGTACCGTCATGGGTGTCATGGGCGCCCGCTTCGACACCATCACCTTTCTTTCCGACTATGGCACCGCCGACGAGTTCGTTGGCGTGGTCAAGTCGGTTATTCGTTCGATCGCTCCGGCGGTGTCGGTGATTGATCTCACCCACGACATCAGGCCCTATGACGTGCGCGGGGGTGCCCTCACCCTCGGTCGTTCGGCGCAGTACCTCTGCCCTGGCGTGGTGTTGGCCGTGGTTGATCCTGGAGTGGGGAGCCAACGTCGAGCGGTGGCGGTAGAGGTGGGGGGCGGCCAGAGCTACCTCGTGGGACCCGACAACGGCCTGCTTGCTTCGGCGGTGGCCATGAGCGGTGGGGCATCGGCTGCGGTCGAACTCACCAACCCCGAGTTCCAACTGCTGGCCCCCGGGGCCACCTTCGCCGGGCGCGATGTGTTCGCTCCGGCGGCGGCCCACCTGTGCCTGGGGGTACCGCTTGATGCCTTCGGACCCGCTATCGACCCCCTCGCATTACTGCCCGGTCTGATGCCGATCATGCGCGAGGAGGATGGCGGTCTCCTGATCGCCGAGGTGCTGTGGGTGGACCACTACGGGAACTGCCAACTCAACGTGGATCCTGACGATGTGGCTCACCTAGGGCCCCGCATCCAGATGCGCTGGGGCGAGGATGTGCGCACCGCCGAGCGAGCGGATACCTACGCAGGCATTGCCGCTGGTCAGATCGGTCTGGTCCTGGATAGTTACGGGATGCTGTCGGTGTGTATGGGTCAGCGCCCCGCCGCCGTGGAGTTGGCGATGCCGCTGGGTACCGAGGTGACGCTGTGTGCGCCCACCGATGAGGATGCGCCTACGGGTACCCCGGTCAGCCTTGCGGCTAGGAAGGAACCATGAGACCAGGCACCACCCTCGTCGTCGCCCTCCTGCTGGCCATCATTCTGTTCGCCGCGGCAGGTCAACTCTTCTTCATGCGCTAGTCGGGCTAGCGCTCGAGGGGGAGTTCGTAGGCCGACGTCGCGGTGCCGGCGTTGATCAACCTTGTTCGATGGACCGCAACGGATTGAGCATGGCGGTGATCCGGCTGGCGCTCGGGTGCGGGGCCGGGGGAGCGGGGGCCACGGGAGCAGGGGCCGGGGGAGCAGGGGCCGGGGCTGCCGCGGGAGCCGCGGTGCGGGGGCGGGTCGAGGGCGGCGGGGCGGGAGCCGGGGCCGGGGCCGGGGCCGGAGCAGGGGTATCCAACTCCATAAAGTTGTGGGTGGTGAACACGGTCTTGCCATCTGCGCTGACCGTCACCCCCACCCCCACGTGCGTCCAGTTGGGCTTGAGGAGGTTGGCGTAATGGCCGGGGCTGTTGATGAAGGCTTGCATGAGTACATCAACGCTGTTGGTGGGGCCGCTGGTGCCCACGTTCTCGCCGAGCATGGTCCAGGCCCCGCCGACCTGTCCGGCGAGGTTCGGGTTGTGGGAAATGGAATGAGCGGCGGTCATTTGGTCGGTCCAGTTTCGGGCCACGCGCACCAGTTCGCCCGACACTTGGAGCTGACTCAGGCCCTTGGAGGCCCGCAGGCTGTTGATGCGGTTGACGAAGTCCGCCTCCATGGAAGCCGAGGCGCTCAGCGCCGTCGGGGCGGCCCCAAGGGCGGGCCGTTGCGGCATGGCGGTTTGGGCGCTAACCGCCGGAGCGGTTCCCGCTGCACCTACGAGCAGAGCGATCGCGAGGCCAGAACACCAGCGGCGGAGGGTCATGTTGTGATGATCGGCAGCATCGGAGCACATCTTGAGGGGCCAGCGAGGTTGCAAGGCGCGCCACCTCCCGGGGATGTGCTGGACTAGGTCTTGTGAACCTGGCTTCGATCATCGATCCTCACCCAGCCAACGCCACCGCGTTGATCTCTCGCGGGAAGGTCACGACCTACGGGCAGTTGCGAGAGCAGGTGGCGGGCCTGCGGGGGGGGTTGGTGGGCCTCGGTCTGGAGCCGGGCGATCGCGTCGGCATCGTGGCGGCCAACAACTGGTACTTCGTGGTGTCCTACCTCGCCGTGTTGGGGGTGGGATGCGTGGCCGTGCCGCTCAACCCGGCCAGTCCCGGGCCCGAGGTGCAGCGAGAACTCGCGGCCATCGGCGCCCGCGCCGTGATCGTGGGGCCGGCGGCAACCGCCGTGGTGGCCCTGCTCGACCGTGCCGCGCTCCCCGCGCTGGAGATGGTGATCACCAGCCAAGGCGATGAGTTGCCCGGCGCCGTGTTGCTCGACGGTCTCCTCGCCGCCCCCCCCGCGCCGGTGGTCCATCGCGATGAGGATGACCTTGCCGTATTGATCTTCACGAGCGGTACAGCAGGTTCACCGAAGGCGGCGATGCTCACCCACGGAAACCTTCTGACCAACCTGGAGCAGTGTCAGGCGCATCCTGGTCGATCGCAGCAGGCCGACGATGTGGCGTTTGCGGTATTGCCCTTCTCCCACATCTTTGGCCTCAACGTGGTGCTCGGTCTGTCCTTCATGGCGGGCGCGGCCATGGTGTTGGTCGAACGATTCGACCCGCAGAGCGCCCTGGAGACCGTTGAGAAACACCAGGTCTCCGTGATCAGCGGGGTCCCCACGATGTGGGGAGCATGGGCCGCGCTGCCGGGTAGCGGTCCCGGCGCGATGGCATCGGTGCGGGTCGGCACCTCGGGGGCCGCCAAGCTGGATCCGCTGGTGCAGCGCGCCATCCGTGACCGCTTTGGGGTGGCGATCATGGAGGGTTATGGGCTCACCGAGGCGGCCCCGGTGGTGACCAGCGGTACCGGTGTCGAGGCCCCCGAAGGCAGTATCGGCGTTCCCCTGCCGGGGTTGCGGGTGCGCCTGGTCGACGACGACGGGGAGGACACCCTCGTGGGCGATGCGGGCGAAGTATGGGTGGCGGGGAAGAACGTCTTCGCGGGGTACTGGAATGACGCCGAAGCCACCAACGCCGCCCTCACTTCTGATGGCTGGTTACGCACCGGAGACATCGCGGTGGTGGATGACGACGGCTTCCTGTTCCTGGTCGACCGCGTGAAGGACCTGATCATCGTTTCGGGTTTCAACGTCTATCCCAATGAGGTCGAGGAGGTACTCCTGGCCCATCCCGCCGTGGACCAAGCGGCGGTGATCGGCGTACCCCATCCGCACTCCGGGGAGGCGGTGAAGGCGTATGTGGCGGTGACCACGGGAATCGCCGTGGAGGAAGACGACCTCATCGCCCATTGCGAGGCCCATCTCGCTCGTTACAAGTGTCCCCAAAAGGTCATGTTCGTGGACGAGATTCCTCAGAGTGCCATCGGCAAGGTGCTCCGGAAGGCGCTGCGTTAGCCCCCGAGGGTGTTCGTGACCATGTGAATTGGGCACTAGTGTGGGGGCGCCATGTCGCCCACCGACCGCCGGAAGATCCCCGAAGCCACCGTCGCCCGCCTCCCGATCTATCTGCGCAGCCTCCACGAGGCGGAGCAGGACGGCGGCGGGACCATCTCATCGGAGCGTCTGGCCGAGTTGGCGGGCGTGAACGCCGCCAAGGTCCGCAAGGACCTGTCGTACCTCGGGTCCTACGGCACGCGCGGTGTGGGGTATGACATTGACTACCTGATATTTCAGATGAGCCGCCAACTGGGGCTCACCCAGGATTGGCCCGTGGTCATCGTGGGGGTGGGCAACCTTGGGCAAGCCCTCGCCAACTACGGCGCCTTCGGCGAACGCGGCTTTCCCATCGTGGGGTTGTGCGATGCCGACCCGCTCGTGATCGGGACCCACGTCCAAGGAGTGCTGGTGCGCTCAATCGATGATCTCCCCGACATCGCCGAACAGCGAGCGCTGTCCATCGGCATCATCGCTACCCCCGCTCACGCCGCGCAGTCGGTGGCCGATCGTCTCGTGGCGGCGGGGGTGTCGTCCATCTTGAACTTCGCCCCCACCATGATCGCGGTACCCGAAGAGGTGTCGCTTCGAAAGGTAGATCTCGCCATCGAATTGCAGATCCTCAGCTTTTATCAGCAGCGCAAGGCGGGGGGGCCGCCGGTCGTTGGGGCGGTGGGCTGATGCCGGTCAGCGGGCCGGCGTACCCCGTGAACTTGCTCCTTACCGGGCGGCGCGTGCTGGTGGTGGGCGGCGGGACCGTAGCGGTGGAGAAGATCCAGGGACTACTCGCGGCCGAGGCGGTGGTGCATGTGGTGGCCACCGTGGTGTCGGAGGCGGTACGCGACCTGGCGGTGACCTGGGAGGAGCGGCCCTACCAGCGAGATGAGGTGGTGGGGTACCGGTTAGCGGTGGCCTGCACCGACGATCCCGCCGCTAACCAGGCCGTGTTCGACGACGGAGAGTCGGCGGGTATCTGGGTGAATGCCGCCGACGATCCGGAGCGCTGCGCCTACACGCTGCCGGCCCGGCTCGACCAGGGACGGCTCTTGGTAACCGTCTCCACCGCCGGGCATAGCCCGGCGCTGGCTAGTTGGCTCCGCGACCAACTGGCGGGGCAACTCGGACCGGAATACGACATCCTGATCGACCTGTTGGCGGAGGGCCGTGCCGGCCTAGTGGCGCAGGGACGACCCACCCTGGGCGCGGATTGGCGATCGGCTCTCGATTCGGGAATGCTTGAGCTCGTCCGGGCTGGTCGTATCGACGAGGCGCGTGAGCAGTTGCAGAATGCTCTCGCCCCCGCCGAACCGTCTCCCCCGGTCTTCCATCCTTAGGAGATCGCCGCGTGTCCGTCGTTGTT
It encodes the following:
- a CDS encoding histidine phosphatase family protein, which gives rise to MTRVLLVRHGQSEWNASGRWQGQADPPLTDLGRRQAAHAVAGVREAQVGAIVASHLQRAQETAAIINLGLNIGDVATEPDLCERDAGEWTGLTRVQIEQAWPGYLDRPNRGQEATYPNPAPPRRPPMWESDQALLQRVTSALANLYDQAPDSRVLAITHGGVIYAVEQSLNGGFKPMANLMGRWVEVGSGGTLIALGKRVTLVDPDEITVPAGI
- a CDS encoding MoaD/ThiS family protein, which produces MATGPEEALAMAVLRLFAGARDAAGTGRDEVPGATVEAVLKAAQDRYGEAFTAVLDHCQIWRNGEPCAASDAVGDADEVAVLPPVSGGMA
- a CDS encoding antitermination protein NusG; translation: MQLFNNFFDTGGALSVLGRSSHILFGITWIGLLYFFNFVQVPAFAELSDGARSEALRKVTFRALWWFRYAALLTFATGLILVGVASSDTNSNYLAGPSGVAILTGMLFGITMFLNVWGVIWRNQKIVIGNAETVAAGGAANPDAPASAKKAARASRCNTLFSVSMLWFMVFAAHGGGFYPAQIGSTIVYWVVVLALFGFIEASALGLIGGFDSPFNTLVFDKHRHTIIAAFALLAVIWIIGWEFLLPL
- a CDS encoding aerial mycelium formation protein, which gives rise to MAVDLALLLDPGYLGDLPARPMEEVRAMRAECQQVETGLSLLRRLVQGRLDIVGIELTRRANGDDPADLADLIARLPEVLSDRTHAPGLGRLPQMMSPGDLPAEFEAELDAIIGGSALSQLSTQTDEQLRSITDRLAELEVKVSGQRHALFGKIDALQAEITRRYKTGEASVESLL
- a CDS encoding XRE family transcriptional regulator, producing the protein MENRWRDLGEFIRDQRHSDHLSLRKLSEMAGISNPYLSQIERGLRKPSAEILQQIARALEISSETLYIRAGILDERDGTDLVSEIRRTPELSEEQKKTLIRIYDSFRRENENSFGNGVEELADFQR
- a CDS encoding glycosyltransferase family 1 protein, yielding MRRLAVLSLHTSPLAQPGQGDSGGMNVYVREMVSALAQAGVQADVFTRRWADGPEIVEVEPGFRVVHIEAGPLDSAKEQLPDVVEVFAAGVRAHLTARRDVDALHANYWLSGLAGHQLKHELGLPLVSTFHTLARAKAETGDPEPQRRVRAEAAVIGCSDAIVANDVAEVDQLVRLYGADPQRIEIVAPAVDHAFFSPGDRVGARQALAHLKLEDGPVLLFVGRIQPLKGLDVAVRALAALERPDATLVIVGGSSGVDGGAEVERIHRLAADLGMAEQLRFIEPVSHHLLSTYYRAADVVLVPSRSESFGLVALEAAACGTPVVAADVGGLRTLVEHGRTGFLVEGRDPAMFAARAGQILRSPGLAAEFSERAARRAQRYTWSTAAARLRRIYSDITARTLVDCR
- the proC gene encoding pyrroline-5-carboxylate reductase, which produces MIDLQIIGGGRMGEALAAGLLRAGGHRAIDLRIVEPDVARREALVQIFPGVELASTPGEAAGTVIAVKPGEVAGVCRIAGAAGSGRVLSIAAGVTLAALETHLPDGTAVVRAMPNTPAVVGLGASAIAPGSGAREEDLVWAEELLGAVGTVVRVEEAMLDAVTGLSGSGPAYVFLVAEALIEAGGQSGLPTEVSRALSIQTLLGAATLLARGEQSPEALRDAVTSPGGTTAAGLRVLEDHGVRAAFVAAVAAAAARSGELGQS
- a CDS encoding DNA-binding protein; protein product: MRTLPPHLWRGVPSLATAPRVQFLTPAEVADHLRVSSMTVYRLIQSGDLRAVRIGKSYRIREDDVDAYLQDRFSDAG
- a CDS encoding CAP domain-containing protein, which gives rise to MQPRWPLKMCSDAADHHNMTLRRWCSGLAIALLVGAAGTAPAVSAQTAMPQRPALGAAPTALSASASMEADFVNRINSLRASKGLSQLQVSGELVRVARNWTDQMTAAHSISHNPNLAGQVGGAWTMLGENVGTSGPTNSVDVLMQAFINSPGHYANLLKPNWTHVGVGVTVSADGKTVFTTHNFMELDTPAPAPAPAPAPAPPPSTRPRTAAPAAAPAPAPPAPAPVAPAPPAPHPSASRITAMLNPLRSIEQG
- a CDS encoding redox-sensing transcriptional repressor Rex, translated to MSPTDRRKIPEATVARLPIYLRSLHEAEQDGGGTISSERLAELAGVNAAKVRKDLSYLGSYGTRGVGYDIDYLIFQMSRQLGLTQDWPVVIVGVGNLGQALANYGAFGERGFPIVGLCDADPLVIGTHVQGVLVRSIDDLPDIAEQRALSIGIIATPAHAAQSVADRLVAAGVSSILNFAPTMIAVPEEVSLRKVDLAIELQILSFYQQRKAGGPPVVGAVG
- a CDS encoding bifunctional precorrin-2 dehydrogenase/sirohydrochlorin ferrochelatase, whose translation is MPVSGPAYPVNLLLTGRRVLVVGGGTVAVEKIQGLLAAEAVVHVVATVVSEAVRDLAVTWEERPYQRDEVVGYRLAVACTDDPAANQAVFDDGESAGIWVNAADDPERCAYTLPARLDQGRLLVTVSTAGHSPALASWLRDQLAGQLGPEYDILIDLLAEGRAGLVAQGRPTLGADWRSALDSGMLELVRAGRIDEAREQLQNALAPAEPSPPVFHP